GCTATCAAACATATCAATTTTAAATATATATGTGGCAAGGATTTCTTCAAATCGCAATAACACTAATTATTTTGGTAGCTATTACCCCTTCTTTTAGTAGCTACATTGCCTCCGTTTTCTTAGAAAAGAAAACATTTCTCGATCCAGTAGCGAAGCCTATAGAACGTGTCATCTACGCTTTAGGTGGCATTCCTACCAAGAGTGATATGACTGGATGGCAATATGCTCAGGCGATACTTTACAGCAACATCGTCATGGGCATTTTTGTTTACCTCATCTTCATGTTGCAGGGAATCTTACCCCTAAATCCGACCAACTTACAAGCACCGAGTTGGGACTTAGCACTGCACACAACCATCTCATTCGTTACTAACACCAATCAACAGCATTATTCTGGCGAGACAACATTTAGTTATGCTAGTCAAATGCTAGCTTTAGGATTTCTGATGTTTACCTCAGCCGCCACTGGATTATCTGTAGGAATTGCCTTTATTCGCGGTTTAACAGGTAGACCTTTAGGAAACTTCTATGTCGATTTGGTGCGATCGATTACGCGAATTTTACTGCCAATTTCCATAATTGGGGCGATCGCATTACTCATGGCAGGCGTTCCAGAAACTTTAGCAGCACCAGCTACAGTTACAACTTTAGAAGGTACAACTCAAGTTATTGCCAGAGGACCGGTTGCTCATTTTGAAATTATCAAGCAACTGGGAGAAAATGGCGGTGGCTTTTTTGGGATCAATTCCGCTCATCCATTTGAAAATCCAAATGCTTTTACTAATTTAGTAGAAATACTAGCGATGGTATCTATTCCCGCTGCTTTAATTATCACATACGGCATTTTTGCAAATAATAAAAAGCAAGGGTGGTTACTGTTTTGGATGGTATTTATCATTTTTGTCACGCTAGTTGTGGTGACA
This window of the Chroococcidiopsis thermalis PCC 7203 genome carries:
- the kdpA gene encoding potassium-transporting ATPase subunit KdpA, yielding MWQGFLQIAITLIILVAITPSFSSYIASVFLEKKTFLDPVAKPIERVIYALGGIPTKSDMTGWQYAQAILYSNIVMGIFVYLIFMLQGILPLNPTNLQAPSWDLALHTTISFVTNTNQQHYSGETTFSYASQMLALGFLMFTSAATGLSVGIAFIRGLTGRPLGNFYVDLVRSITRILLPISIIGAIALLMAGVPETLAAPATVTTLEGTTQVIARGPVAHFEIIKQLGENGGGFFGINSAHPFENPNAFTNLVEILAMVSIPAALIITYGIFANNKKQGWLLFWMVFIIFVTLVVVTGVGEYQGNPLVNNLIGDSPNLEGKEVRFGWAETALWAVLTTGTMCGAVNGMHDSLMPNGGFSTLFNMFVQMVWGGQGTGTAYLFVYLILTVFLTGLMVGRTPEFLGRKIEKREIVLASVILLVHPIAILIPSAITLAFPDTLAGISNPGFHGISQVVYEYTSASANNGSGFEGLGDATLWWNLSACFSLLAGRYLPITALLLLADSMTRKQPVPETAGTLRTDTLLFTGVTAGVILILGVLTFFPVLALGPIAEGFQIGNW